One window of Neptuniibacter halophilus genomic DNA carries:
- a CDS encoding SCO family protein — MKTLRNLLFLTLVMLIGVAVALYFRPQPLEQRIALGEQLGGDFTLQSESGPLSLNDMRGKVVLFFIGYASCPDVCPTALAVAAQGLHNLSEEEQQQVAGIFMSVDPDRDSVEKLAKYSGFFHPNFRGATADRETIDRVVKQYGAFYRMVDMNDSAMGYAVDHSSRLYLIGKDGKLARALPHATAPDQLSEEIRNLL; from the coding sequence ATGAAAACATTACGTAATCTGCTGTTTCTGACTCTGGTCATGCTGATCGGTGTTGCCGTTGCTCTTTATTTCCGCCCACAACCGCTGGAACAGAGGATCGCTCTGGGCGAACAGCTTGGCGGTGACTTTACCCTGCAGTCGGAGTCAGGTCCGTTAAGCCTGAATGATATGCGCGGTAAAGTGGTACTGTTTTTTATCGGCTACGCATCCTGTCCGGATGTATGCCCCACGGCACTGGCGGTTGCCGCGCAGGGGCTGCACAACCTCTCTGAAGAGGAACAGCAACAGGTTGCCGGCATCTTTATGAGCGTCGACCCGGATCGTGACTCGGTCGAAAAGCTGGCCAAATACAGTGGCTTTTTCCACCCCAATTTTCGCGGCGCCACCGCCGACCGGGAAACCATTGACCGGGTGGTTAAACAGTACGGCGCCTTCTACCGCATGGTCGATATGAATGACTCCGCCATGGGCTACGCGGTTGACCACTCATCCCGGCTGTACCTGATCGGTAAAGATGGCAAGCTGGCCCGTGCCCTGCCCCACGCCACAGCGCCGGACCAACTCAGCGAAGAAATTCGGAATTTACTCTGA
- a CDS encoding copper chaperone PCu(A)C produces MTKARLRTTLIAACLGFSATAMAEISIEGAYARAVPPGQKISASFMQLNNSDAEKVALVSASSAVAESVELHTHSHADGVMQMRQVEQIEVPASGSVTLQPGGYHIMLIGLKQDLPEGSHIDLQLNFSDGTRQDLNLPVKRVMAGMQHGKMNH; encoded by the coding sequence ATGACCAAAGCACGTTTGCGTACCACCCTGATAGCAGCCTGTCTTGGCTTCTCAGCAACCGCAATGGCAGAAATCAGCATCGAAGGTGCTTATGCCCGTGCGGTACCGCCCGGCCAGAAAATCAGCGCATCGTTTATGCAGTTGAACAACAGTGACGCTGAAAAAGTAGCGCTGGTATCCGCCAGCTCGGCTGTAGCTGAATCAGTCGAACTGCATACCCACAGCCACGCTGACGGCGTCATGCAGATGCGTCAGGTAGAGCAGATCGAGGTACCCGCCTCCGGCTCTGTCACTCTGCAACCCGGGGGCTACCATATCATGCTGATCGGCCTGAAACAGGATCTGCCTGAAGGCTCACATATCGACCTGCAGCTTAACTTCTCCGACGGCACCCGGCAGGATCTCAACCTGCCGGTAAAGCGGGTCATGGCAGGCATGCAACACGGTAAAATGAACCACTGA
- a CDS encoding DODA-type extradiol aromatic ring-opening family dioxygenase, translating to MSRAPVMFISHGSPMFALEPGPAGRLLQQHSTELDDVKAMLWVSPHWSTPDLRISSGAQPETIHDFGGFPAPLYQLEYPVRGAPELAETVRGLLDKAGFSGQADPRRGLDHGVWVPLLHLRPEADIPVLQLSLSRQHTLPRLLALGAALSALREQGIAIIASGGVTHNLYDIRRDSEQSAAYVQRFQGWLRSRLEGRDSQALLRPDQHNEDFNRAHPTPEHYLPLLIALGASSVEDRFSVLEGGISHYALSMESYLWSGQE from the coding sequence ATGAGTAGGGCACCGGTGATGTTTATCAGTCATGGATCGCCCATGTTCGCGCTCGAGCCGGGCCCGGCGGGCAGGCTGTTACAGCAACACTCAACAGAACTGGATGATGTAAAGGCGATGCTCTGGGTATCGCCACACTGGAGTACACCGGACCTGCGAATCAGCAGTGGGGCACAGCCCGAAACCATTCACGACTTTGGAGGCTTTCCGGCTCCGTTGTATCAACTGGAATATCCGGTCAGGGGGGCACCTGAGCTGGCTGAAACGGTGCGGGGTCTGTTGGATAAGGCTGGGTTTTCCGGTCAGGCGGATCCGCGCCGGGGGTTGGATCACGGGGTCTGGGTTCCGCTGCTGCATCTGCGCCCGGAAGCGGATATTCCGGTTTTACAGCTCTCTTTGAGTCGTCAGCATACACTGCCCCGGCTTCTGGCGCTGGGTGCGGCACTGAGCGCGCTCCGGGAGCAGGGGATTGCGATCATCGCTTCCGGTGGGGTCACTCACAATCTTTACGATATCCGGCGTGACAGTGAGCAGTCGGCAGCGTACGTGCAGCGCTTTCAGGGCTGGCTGCGCTCCCGGCTGGAAGGGCGCGATAGCCAGGCATTGCTGAGGCCGGATCAGCACAATGAGGATTTTAACCGGGCCCACCCGACCCCCGAGCATTATCTACCGTTGTTGATTGCGCTGGGGGCCTCTTCAGTTGAGGACAGGTTCAGCGTGCTTGAAGGGGGTATCAGTCACTACGCGCTGTCGATGGAGAGCTATCTGTGGAGTGGTCAGGAGTAG